One window of Burkholderia thailandensis E264 genomic DNA carries:
- a CDS encoding TonB-dependent siderophore receptor — MEWATSTRVRAIAAAAGVAFCAAASHAQAQAVRPGADARQPGSQVNGDTAAGGTLPAISVSAGAERDASVGLVARRSTTGTKTDTPIVEIPQTINIVTAQQIEATGATDINQAFRYIPGFSTYGSDNRSDWYAALRGFTPTVFVDGLQVPNTINLSSWRVDPYMIDSIAVLRGPTSVLYGQGDPGAIVDVQSKLANGERIREVGVQVGNYARKQLMFDIGDKIDKDGTLSYRIVGVGRDGNAQTGPLADQRVSFAPSLKWQPNANTSLTLAATYLQDWGDTSSNFLPSRGTVLPNPNGMISDDLYTADANFDHYRKKQWSIGYQFEHKLNPVWTFRQNVRWMHLALDDASVYGGGLDGADPTMATMTRYAGLFQFNYSRFDVDNQAQAKFTTGPLSHTLLFGFDYNRQTTTDSEWLAKGPGLNLYRPVYTPIPADIFSGPNAYPRTDTKTTLNAFGLYVQDQIKWQRWVLTLGGRQDWTRTSQDDIANSASFKQNDHAFSGRVGLTYLGDYGLAPYLSYSTSFNPQIGVKLAGGGLATPTKGRQIEAGLRWQPPGKNLMLNAAVYQINQTNVAMSNPNDPTSSTFVQVGEVRSRGVELSAVGNLSRELSVIAAYVYQDVKNVQANDNTLNKWPVDVPRPRQIASLWADWTWRNGPLTGFGVGAGVRYMSAAAGAADNSLTVPSYTLFDAALHYELRNWRFALNATNLFNRRYVAGCQSDSVCMYGNQRTVIATAKYNW; from the coding sequence ATGGAGTGGGCAACCAGCACGCGCGTGCGTGCGATCGCGGCCGCGGCAGGCGTGGCGTTCTGCGCGGCGGCGAGTCATGCGCAGGCACAGGCGGTGCGGCCGGGGGCAGACGCGCGGCAGCCGGGCAGTCAGGTGAATGGGGACACTGCGGCGGGCGGCACGTTGCCCGCGATCTCGGTGTCGGCGGGGGCGGAGCGCGACGCGAGCGTCGGCCTCGTCGCGCGGCGCAGCACCACGGGCACGAAGACCGATACGCCGATCGTCGAGATCCCGCAGACGATCAACATCGTCACCGCGCAGCAGATCGAGGCGACGGGCGCGACCGACATCAATCAGGCGTTCCGCTACATCCCGGGCTTCTCGACCTACGGATCGGACAACCGCTCGGACTGGTACGCGGCGCTGCGCGGCTTCACGCCGACCGTGTTCGTCGACGGGCTGCAGGTGCCGAACACGATCAACCTGTCGAGCTGGCGCGTCGATCCGTACATGATCGACAGCATCGCCGTGCTGCGCGGCCCGACGTCGGTGCTGTACGGGCAGGGCGACCCGGGCGCGATCGTCGACGTGCAGAGCAAGCTCGCGAACGGCGAGCGCATTCGCGAGGTCGGCGTGCAGGTGGGCAACTACGCGCGCAAGCAGCTGATGTTCGATATCGGCGACAAGATCGACAAGGATGGCACGCTGTCGTACCGGATCGTCGGCGTCGGCCGCGACGGCAACGCGCAGACGGGGCCGCTCGCCGACCAGCGCGTGTCGTTCGCGCCGTCGCTCAAGTGGCAGCCGAACGCAAACACGTCGCTCACGCTCGCCGCGACGTACCTGCAGGACTGGGGCGACACGTCGAGCAACTTCCTGCCGTCGCGCGGCACCGTGCTGCCGAATCCGAACGGCATGATCTCGGACGACCTGTACACGGCCGATGCGAACTTCGACCACTACCGCAAGAAGCAATGGTCGATCGGCTATCAGTTCGAGCACAAGCTGAACCCGGTGTGGACGTTCCGGCAGAACGTGCGCTGGATGCACCTGGCGCTCGACGACGCGTCCGTCTACGGCGGCGGCCTCGACGGCGCGGACCCGACGATGGCGACGATGACGCGCTACGCGGGCCTGTTCCAGTTCAACTACAGCCGCTTCGACGTCGACAACCAGGCGCAGGCGAAATTCACGACAGGCCCGTTGAGCCACACACTGCTGTTCGGCTTCGACTACAACCGGCAGACGACGACCGACAGCGAATGGCTCGCGAAGGGGCCCGGCCTGAACCTGTACCGGCCCGTCTACACGCCGATTCCGGCCGACATCTTCAGCGGGCCGAACGCGTACCCGCGCACCGACACGAAGACGACGCTCAACGCCTTCGGCCTGTACGTGCAGGACCAGATCAAGTGGCAGCGCTGGGTGCTCACGCTCGGCGGCCGGCAGGACTGGACGCGCACGTCGCAGGACGACATCGCGAACTCGGCGAGCTTCAAGCAGAACGACCACGCGTTCAGCGGGCGCGTCGGCCTGACCTATCTCGGCGATTACGGCCTCGCGCCGTACCTCAGCTATTCGACGTCGTTCAATCCGCAGATCGGCGTGAAGCTCGCGGGCGGCGGGCTCGCGACGCCGACCAAGGGCCGCCAGATCGAGGCTGGCCTGCGCTGGCAGCCGCCGGGCAAGAACCTGATGCTGAACGCGGCCGTCTACCAGATCAACCAGACGAACGTCGCGATGAGCAATCCGAACGATCCGACGAGCAGCACGTTCGTGCAGGTGGGCGAGGTGCGCTCGCGCGGCGTCGAGCTGAGCGCGGTGGGCAACCTGTCGCGCGAGCTGTCGGTGATCGCCGCGTACGTCTATCAGGACGTGAAGAACGTGCAGGCGAATGACAACACGCTGAACAAGTGGCCCGTCGACGTGCCGCGCCCGCGCCAGATCGCGTCGCTGTGGGCCGACTGGACGTGGCGCAACGGGCCGCTCACGGGCTTCGGCGTCGGCGCGGGCGTGCGCTACATGAGCGCGGCGGCGGGCGCCGCCGACAACTCGCTGACGGTGCCGAGCTACACGCTGTTCGACGCGGCGCTGCACTACGAGCTGCGCAACTGGCGCTTCGCGCTCAATGCGACGAACCTGTTCAACCGCCGCTACGTGGCCGGCTGCCAGTCGGATTCGGTGTGCATGTACGGCAACCAGCGCACCGTGATCGCGACGGCGAAATACAACTGGTAA
- a CDS encoding lysine N(6)-hydroxylase/L-ornithine N(5)-oxygenase family protein has protein sequence MQRDTVFDLIGVGFGPSNLALAVRLAEARGTPAFTQCYVERQPAFGWHRGMLLDDCRMQISFLKDLVTLRDPKSRFTFVNYLYEHGRLSEFVNLKNFYPTRVEFHDYLSWVANAFDEHVHYGETVTAIEPVAASGARGEIDALRVFSKGADGRERHRVARALSVGVGGAPSVPDAFAALGPECVAHSSNYLTSIERLVGAPGTRTPDARMPDAGVKKRVAVIGAGQSAAEVFIDLARRFPHVEASLVIRSGALKPADDSPFVNEIFNPAFTDVVYAQPANGRRSLIERFRDTNYAVVDRPLIEQIYEMLYLQRVSGASDGAPRHRLLANTAIESAARTAHGQVELALRDRLTGDARTERFDALVLATGYRRDTHLPLLEGLAPHLGDALAAGDVARDYRLATPAHFKPRIYLQGCCEDSHGLSDTLLSVLARRADEIAASLADGIGAAEHEDAARPEGRARARHDNNGVSDGRLAIAL, from the coding sequence ATGCAGAGAGATACCGTATTCGACCTGATCGGCGTCGGCTTCGGACCGTCGAACCTCGCGCTCGCCGTGCGCCTCGCGGAAGCACGCGGCACGCCCGCGTTCACGCAGTGCTATGTCGAGCGCCAGCCGGCATTCGGCTGGCACCGCGGGATGCTGCTCGACGACTGCCGGATGCAGATTTCCTTCCTGAAGGATCTCGTCACGCTGCGCGATCCGAAGAGCCGCTTCACGTTCGTTAACTACCTGTACGAGCACGGGCGCCTGAGCGAATTCGTCAACCTGAAGAACTTCTACCCGACGCGCGTCGAATTTCATGACTACCTGAGCTGGGTCGCGAACGCGTTCGACGAGCACGTTCACTACGGCGAGACGGTGACGGCGATCGAGCCCGTCGCGGCGTCGGGCGCGCGCGGCGAGATCGACGCGCTGCGCGTGTTCTCGAAGGGCGCCGACGGGCGCGAGCGGCACCGCGTCGCGCGCGCGCTGTCGGTGGGCGTCGGCGGCGCGCCGAGCGTGCCGGACGCGTTCGCCGCGCTCGGGCCGGAGTGCGTCGCCCATTCGTCGAACTACCTGACGTCGATCGAGCGGCTGGTCGGCGCGCCGGGAACCCGTACGCCGGATGCCCGTATGCCGGATGCCGGCGTGAAAAAGCGCGTCGCGGTGATCGGCGCGGGGCAGAGCGCGGCCGAGGTGTTCATCGATCTCGCGCGGCGCTTCCCGCACGTCGAGGCAAGCCTCGTGATCCGCTCGGGCGCGCTCAAGCCCGCGGACGACAGCCCGTTCGTCAACGAGATCTTCAATCCGGCGTTCACCGACGTCGTCTACGCGCAGCCGGCGAACGGCCGGCGCTCGCTCATCGAGCGCTTTCGCGACACGAACTACGCGGTGGTCGACCGGCCGCTCATCGAGCAGATCTACGAAATGCTCTATCTGCAGCGCGTATCCGGCGCGTCGGACGGCGCGCCGCGCCACCGGCTGCTCGCGAACACCGCGATCGAGTCGGCCGCGCGCACGGCGCACGGGCAGGTCGAGCTTGCGTTGCGCGACCGCCTGACGGGCGACGCGCGCACCGAGCGCTTCGATGCGCTCGTGCTCGCGACCGGCTACCGCCGCGACACGCATCTGCCGCTCCTCGAAGGGCTTGCGCCGCATCTGGGCGACGCGCTCGCGGCGGGCGACGTCGCGCGCGACTACCGGCTCGCGACGCCCGCGCACTTCAAGCCGAGGATTTATCTGCAAGGCTGCTGCGAGGACAGCCACGGGTTGTCCGACACGCTGCTGTCGGTGCTCGCGCGCCGCGCGGACGAAATCGCCGCGTCGCTCGCGGACGGAATCGGCGCGGCCGAACACGAAGATGCCGCCCGGCCCGAAGGCCGCGCGCGAGCACGACACGATAACAACGGGGTGAGCGACGGCCGGCTGGCCATCGCTCTTTGA
- a CDS encoding non-ribosomal peptide synthetase: MTPPDLLSLAARFARLPDTQRKQFLAKLGDAGIDFRMLPIPPREDRAASVPASFAQTRLWLHARLLGESAAYHITERLRLDGALDANALRLSCDALIARHEALRTTFAEGADGVLQTVHAPMRCPWRFTDLAGVPAATRDARAAAVAERDEAEPFDLAHGPLVRAHLIRLDAAAHWLVLTTHHIVSDGWSADVMLAELSSFYRSYATGDAVSLAPLPVQYADYALWQRRWLEAGEGERQLAHWRATLDASRDVLLLPGAATRPAQRGASGARHAFDVPAALAQRVLALAQARRATPFAVLLAALATLLARASGEHEIRIGVPSANRERAETVGLIGFFVNTLTLAAKTPATLAFDALVDATQRGLIDAQSHQDVPFDQVVDALGVARSASHHPLFQVMAAYGARRVLPSFAGVRAAELPSGMPYAKFDLALSFDERDDGGLDVRFVYATDLFDADAIERFAARYAELLAHALEAPGAAIGDLQWLPEAERRQLAAWNGQTHDFADSGRGRAQSARAAAGTPGERGGQPAGTTVSGDLAGARAGDSVEKPVDEPVDELVGEPVGEDSGRPRGMPFVSVHDRIAEHARRRPDARGVADVERALTRGEVEARAARLAKRLVAAGVRAEMRVGVALSRSVDLLVGLIAALKSGGAFVPLDPSHPRERLAQMLDDAQIAHVITERGSVHALPLAGATRAWLVDDAIADAAIEGVALPDVSPHQAAYVIYTSGSTGKPKGVVVDHGAFARHCEAIAARYGATERDVFMLFQSVNFDGAHEGWFSQYMSGAAVAVTADTLWPPARTCALIARERVTMTYVPPGCATQLAEWALEHGAPPSLRSITVGGEATSREAFALMRRAFPNARVVNGYGPTETVITPMLWMFAPGDDPAKLADAAYLPIGTLVGARTAHVLDARLNPLPVGVIGELYLGGEGIGLARGYLGRAALTAERFVPDPYGAPGARLYRTGDLVRRRADGVFDFIGRIDHQVKLRGLRIELGEIEAQLAAHDDVREAVAVVFGKGGEARLVAFVELTGDARERARRADSAELDAHLRRTLPDYMVPAHIVVLDALPRNANSKVDRAALPEPAHVARAYEAPEGDVEAALAEIWREVLGLERVGRGDHFFELGGHSLAAVRVATRVAERLARDVPVRALFEAPILAPYAQRVAAAARASAPHGALDASDASHAPDADGVLPLSAAQRGLWFLWRAQPESAAYNIPVALRLRGALDIDALADAFARAAARHPALRTRIVARADGAPGQRIAPVQPVDLPIVELRVADDDARLAAAAALTDDDALAPFDLAADAPLWRARVIRLGERDHVLSLVVHHIVSDGQSIDLWLDEVRAAYVARRAGGGAPPAASDASGARAGTLGGPGAGLPSQTLAQTPARPRSASRDALVLPAAAPRARLAFWREALAGVPSYALPPPRAGRAVSPRWDAGRLAFELDGALVRRARAMALDAHATLPMLLHAALNAAFYRATGATDQPVGVLASTRELTGDAAERALGLFINAVVVRTRLSGADTPAALVAAVRDAALAAYAHADAPFGDVVAALRAPRAVNGNPLFQVMFNYLRPTGAAARDWAGLAVDEFNDVRHRVVFELELDIVEHPDGRVTGAFSYATERVDGAFVAALAADYLDVVRGFVDAPARALGACAARFALDAHDVCAPLSPPAAAANASAAAHAARALADVWRAALGHAAPAPDDNVFEAGATSFDVVRFVDAARSAGFALAIADVFAAPSFAALGERAAHIAGQPATQARDAD, translated from the coding sequence ATGACCCCCCCCGATCTGCTGTCGCTCGCCGCGCGCTTCGCGCGGCTGCCCGACACGCAGCGCAAGCAGTTCCTCGCGAAGCTCGGCGACGCGGGGATCGATTTCCGGATGCTGCCGATTCCGCCGCGCGAGGACCGCGCGGCGAGCGTGCCGGCGTCGTTCGCGCAGACGCGCCTCTGGCTGCACGCGCGCCTGCTCGGCGAATCGGCCGCGTACCACATCACCGAGCGGCTGCGCCTCGACGGCGCGCTCGATGCGAACGCGCTGCGGCTGTCGTGCGACGCGCTGATCGCACGCCACGAGGCGCTGCGCACGACGTTCGCCGAAGGCGCCGACGGCGTGCTGCAGACGGTTCACGCGCCGATGCGCTGCCCGTGGCGCTTCACCGATCTCGCCGGCGTGCCCGCCGCGACGCGCGACGCGCGCGCGGCGGCCGTCGCCGAGCGCGACGAGGCCGAGCCGTTCGATCTCGCGCACGGCCCGCTCGTGCGCGCGCACCTGATCCGGCTCGACGCCGCCGCGCACTGGCTCGTGCTGACGACGCACCACATCGTGTCGGACGGCTGGTCGGCCGACGTGATGCTCGCCGAGCTGTCGTCGTTCTACCGCTCGTATGCGACGGGCGACGCGGTGTCGCTCGCGCCGCTGCCGGTGCAGTACGCGGATTACGCGCTCTGGCAGCGCCGCTGGCTCGAAGCGGGCGAGGGCGAGCGGCAGCTCGCGCACTGGCGCGCGACGCTCGACGCGAGCCGCGACGTGCTGCTGCTGCCGGGCGCCGCGACGCGGCCCGCGCAGCGCGGCGCGAGCGGCGCGCGGCATGCGTTCGACGTGCCCGCCGCGCTCGCGCAACGCGTGCTTGCGCTCGCGCAGGCGCGCCGCGCGACGCCGTTCGCCGTGTTGCTCGCCGCGCTCGCGACGCTGCTCGCGCGCGCGAGCGGCGAGCATGAGATCCGGATCGGCGTGCCGTCGGCGAATCGCGAGCGCGCCGAGACCGTCGGGCTGATCGGCTTTTTCGTCAATACGCTGACGCTCGCGGCGAAAACGCCCGCGACGCTCGCGTTCGACGCGCTCGTCGACGCGACGCAGCGCGGCCTGATCGACGCGCAGTCGCACCAGGACGTGCCGTTCGACCAGGTGGTGGATGCGCTCGGCGTCGCGCGCAGCGCGAGCCACCATCCGCTCTTCCAGGTGATGGCCGCGTACGGCGCGCGGCGCGTGCTGCCGTCGTTCGCGGGCGTGCGCGCGGCCGAGCTGCCGTCGGGCATGCCGTACGCGAAGTTCGACCTCGCGCTCAGCTTCGACGAGCGCGACGACGGCGGGCTCGACGTGCGCTTCGTCTATGCGACCGACCTCTTCGACGCCGACGCGATCGAGCGCTTCGCCGCGCGCTACGCCGAGCTGCTCGCGCATGCGCTCGAAGCGCCCGGCGCGGCGATCGGCGATCTGCAATGGCTGCCCGAGGCGGAGCGCCGCCAGCTCGCCGCGTGGAACGGGCAGACGCACGATTTCGCCGATTCCGGGCGCGGCCGCGCGCAGTCGGCGCGCGCCGCGGCCGGAACGCCCGGCGAGCGGGGCGGCCAGCCTGCCGGCACCACCGTTTCCGGCGACCTTGCCGGCGCGCGTGCGGGCGATTCGGTCGAAAAGCCCGTTGATGAGCCCGTTGATGAGCTCGTTGGCGAGCCTGTCGGCGAGGATTCGGGCCGGCCTCGCGGCATGCCGTTCGTCTCGGTCCACGACCGGATCGCGGAGCATGCGCGCCGCCGCCCGGACGCGCGCGGCGTCGCCGATGTCGAGCGCGCGCTCACGCGCGGCGAAGTCGAAGCGCGCGCGGCGCGGCTCGCGAAGCGCCTCGTCGCGGCGGGCGTGCGCGCGGAGATGCGCGTGGGCGTCGCGTTGTCGCGCTCGGTCGATCTGCTCGTCGGGCTGATCGCCGCGCTCAAGTCGGGCGGCGCGTTCGTGCCGCTCGATCCGAGCCACCCGCGCGAGCGCCTCGCGCAGATGCTCGACGACGCGCAGATCGCGCACGTGATCACCGAGCGCGGCAGCGTTCACGCGCTGCCGCTTGCGGGCGCGACGCGCGCGTGGCTCGTCGACGACGCGATCGCCGACGCGGCGATCGAAGGCGTCGCGCTGCCCGACGTGTCGCCGCATCAGGCCGCGTACGTGATCTACACGTCGGGCTCGACCGGCAAGCCGAAGGGCGTCGTCGTCGATCACGGCGCGTTCGCGCGCCACTGCGAGGCGATCGCCGCGCGCTACGGCGCGACCGAGCGCGACGTGTTCATGCTGTTCCAGTCGGTCAATTTCGACGGCGCGCACGAGGGCTGGTTCTCGCAGTACATGTCGGGCGCGGCCGTCGCGGTGACGGCCGACACGCTGTGGCCGCCCGCGCGCACCTGCGCGCTGATCGCGCGCGAACGCGTGACGATGACCTACGTGCCCCCCGGCTGCGCGACGCAGCTCGCCGAATGGGCGCTCGAGCACGGCGCGCCGCCGTCGCTGCGCTCGATCACGGTGGGCGGCGAGGCGACGTCGCGCGAGGCGTTCGCGCTGATGCGCCGCGCGTTTCCGAACGCGCGCGTCGTCAACGGCTACGGGCCGACCGAGACGGTGATCACGCCGATGCTGTGGATGTTCGCGCCGGGCGACGATCCGGCCAAGCTCGCGGACGCCGCGTATCTGCCGATCGGCACGCTGGTCGGCGCGCGCACCGCGCACGTGCTCGACGCGCGCCTGAATCCGCTGCCCGTCGGCGTGATCGGCGAGCTGTATCTGGGCGGCGAGGGCATCGGGCTCGCGCGCGGCTATCTGGGGCGAGCGGCGCTCACGGCCGAGCGCTTCGTACCCGATCCGTACGGCGCGCCGGGCGCGCGGCTGTACCGCACGGGCGACCTCGTGCGCCGCCGCGCGGACGGCGTGTTCGATTTCATCGGCCGCATCGACCACCAGGTGAAGCTGCGCGGGCTGCGGATCGAACTGGGCGAGATCGAGGCGCAGCTCGCCGCGCACGACGACGTGCGCGAGGCGGTCGCCGTCGTGTTCGGCAAGGGCGGTGAGGCGCGGCTCGTCGCGTTCGTCGAGCTGACGGGCGACGCGCGCGAGCGTGCGCGTCGCGCGGATTCGGCCGAGCTCGACGCGCATCTGCGCCGCACGTTGCCCGACTACATGGTGCCCGCGCACATCGTCGTGCTCGACGCGCTGCCGCGCAACGCGAACAGCAAGGTCGACCGCGCGGCGCTGCCGGAACCCGCGCACGTCGCACGCGCATACGAGGCGCCAGAAGGCGACGTCGAGGCGGCGCTCGCCGAGATCTGGCGCGAAGTGCTCGGGCTCGAGCGGGTCGGCCGCGGCGATCATTTCTTCGAACTGGGCGGCCATTCGCTCGCGGCGGTGCGCGTGGCCACGCGCGTCGCCGAGCGGCTCGCGCGCGACGTGCCGGTGCGCGCGCTGTTCGAAGCGCCGATTCTCGCGCCGTACGCGCAGCGCGTCGCCGCCGCCGCGCGGGCGAGCGCGCCGCACGGCGCGCTCGACGCGAGCGACGCATCGCATGCGCCCGACGCCGACGGCGTGCTGCCGCTGTCCGCCGCGCAGCGCGGCCTGTGGTTTCTGTGGCGCGCGCAGCCGGAGAGCGCCGCGTACAACATCCCGGTCGCGCTGCGGCTGCGCGGCGCGCTCGACATCGATGCGCTCGCCGACGCGTTCGCGCGCGCGGCCGCCCGTCATCCGGCGCTGCGCACGCGGATCGTCGCGCGGGCGGACGGCGCGCCGGGGCAGCGGATCGCGCCCGTGCAGCCCGTCGATCTGCCGATCGTCGAGCTGCGCGTCGCGGACGACGACGCGCGGCTCGCCGCCGCCGCCGCGCTGACCGACGACGACGCGCTCGCGCCGTTCGATCTCGCCGCCGACGCGCCGCTGTGGCGCGCGCGCGTGATCCGGCTCGGCGAGCGGGATCACGTGCTGTCGCTCGTCGTTCATCACATCGTGTCGGACGGGCAGTCGATCGATTTGTGGCTCGACGAGGTTCGCGCGGCGTACGTCGCGCGGCGCGCGGGCGGTGGGGCGCCGCCGGCGGCGTCCGACGCATCGGGCGCGCGGGCCGGAACGCTCGGCGGCCCGGGCGCGGGATTGCCTTCGCAGACGCTTGCGCAAACGCCCGCGCGGCCCCGTTCGGCCTCGCGCGACGCGCTGGTGCTGCCCGCCGCCGCGCCGCGCGCGCGCCTCGCGTTCTGGCGCGAAGCGCTCGCCGGCGTGCCGTCGTACGCGTTGCCGCCGCCGCGCGCGGGCCGCGCGGTGTCGCCGCGCTGGGACGCCGGGCGTCTCGCGTTCGAGCTCGACGGCGCGCTCGTGCGCCGCGCGCGCGCGATGGCGCTCGACGCGCACGCGACGCTGCCGATGCTGCTGCACGCGGCGCTGAACGCGGCGTTCTACCGGGCGACGGGCGCGACCGATCAGCCGGTCGGCGTGCTCGCGTCGACGCGCGAGCTGACGGGCGACGCCGCCGAGCGCGCGCTCGGGCTCTTCATCAACGCGGTCGTCGTGCGCACGCGGCTTTCGGGCGCCGATACGCCGGCCGCGCTCGTCGCCGCCGTGCGCGACGCCGCGCTCGCCGCGTATGCGCACGCGGACGCGCCGTTTGGCGACGTCGTCGCCGCGCTGCGCGCACCGCGCGCGGTCAACGGCAATCCGCTGTTCCAGGTGATGTTCAACTACCTGCGGCCGACGGGCGCCGCCGCGCGCGACTGGGCGGGGCTCGCGGTCGACGAATTCAACGACGTCCGGCACCGCGTCGTGTTCGAACTCGAGCTCGACATCGTCGAGCATCCGGACGGCCGCGTGACGGGCGCGTTCTCGTATGCGACCGAGCGCGTCGACGGCGCGTTCGTCGCCGCGCTCGCGGCCGACTATCTCGACGTCGTGCGCGGCTTCGTCGACGCGCCCGCGCGCGCGCTCGGCGCGTGCGCCGCACGGTTTGCGCTCGACGCGCACGACGTGTGCGCGCCGCTGTCGCCGCCCGCCGCCGCAGCGAACGCGTCCGCCGCCGCGCACGCCGCGCGCGCGCTCGCCGACGTGTGGCGCGCGGCGCTCGGCCATGCCGCGCCCGCGCCCGACGACAACGTGTTCGAAGCCGGCGCGACGTCGTTCGACGTCGTGCGCTTCGTCGACGCGGCGCGTTCGGCCGGCTTCGCGCTCGCGATCGCCGACGTGTTCGCCGCGCCGAGCTTCGCGGCGCTCGGCGAGCGCGCCGCGCACATCGCCGGCCAGCCCGCCACGCAGGCGCGCGATGCCGATTGA